TTTTTTTATTGAAGTTTAAAAATTTTTTATTTGAATAACATTAATATCAAAATTATTAATTTTGAATAGTTATAGTAAATAGAAATATTGGTAGAGATATTAGGAGGTTGTCATCATTATATACGGCAAGGCCTCGATAAAGGAAGATAAGAAGGCGTATTTGCTTAATTGTTATTTCTTATCAAATGAAGGATATTTTTTCGCTATAAGTCCTTATGTATAACGTATATTGATGAAAATGAAAGTCGACATAAATATCGTCATTAGTGTCGATGACTCTTCGCTATTTCATTATTCATTACTTGTTCATTGATTTATTCACATTTATTTCTCTTTATTTTTCATTGCATTACAGAAAGCTAAAAAAACGTGCTTATTTGGCACACTCTCTGCATAGATAAAGGAGAAGATCAGGTAATAACCTGAAAGTTGATGAACACAGGAGCAATGTTGATGAAAAAAGTCATCACGGTCTGTCCGTATTGCGCCTCAGGATGCAAAATCTACCTGAAGGTGGAAAACGGTAAAATCATTGGCGCTGAAGGAGCCAATGGTTTAACAAACCAAGGTGAGCTGTGTCTGAAAGGGTATTATGGATGGGATTTTATCCATGATACTAAGATACTGACTCCACGTCTTAAAACACCAATGATCCGTCGTGAAAGAGGCGGAAAATTAGAATCGGTTTCTTGGGAAGAAGCGATTGAGTTTGCCAGTAGCAAACTGCTTGCTATCAAAGAGAAATACGGTGCTAAATCTATTATGACAACCGGTTCATCACGAGGTCCGGGTAACGAAGCTAACTTCGTTATGCAGAAATTTGCTCGTGCGGTTATCGGAAATAATAATATAGACTGCTGTGCTCGTGTCTGACACGGCCCTTCGGTTGCAGGTCTGCAGCGTTCGGTCGGTAATGGTGCTATGAGCAACTCAATCGTCGAGATTGAGGATACCAAATGTCTATTTGTCTTCGGTTATAACGCCGCAGACTCGCATCCTATTGTTGCTCGTCGTATTGTTAAGGCGAAAGAAAAGGGTGCCAAAATTATTGTATGTGACCCTCGTTACATCGAAACAGCACGCTTAGCCGATTTACACTTAGGCTTAAAAAATGGTTCTAACATTGCACTATTAAATGCAATTGCACATGTGATTATTGAAGAAGGATTGCATGATAAATCCTTTATTGAAAATCATACTGAGCAATTTGAAGAATATTGTAAATTAGTTGAAAGCTATACACCTGAATCAGTTGAAGAAACAACAGGTTTAAGTGCTCAAATCATTCGTGAAGCTGCGCGTATGTACGCAAAAGCAGAAACAGCAACAATTCTTTGGGGTATGGGTGTTACTCAATTCTACCAAGGTGTTGAAACTGTCCGTTCATTGACTAGTTTGGCATTATTAACCGGCAATTTAGGTAAAAAGTATGTCGGAGTTGGCCCCGTTCGTGGTCAAAATAACGTACAAGGCGCGTGTGATATGGGAGCATTACCTAACACACTACCAGGCTATCAATACGTTACCGACGAAAAAGCACGTGAGAAATTTGCTAAGTTCTGGGGCATTGAATCGATGCCAGAAGAAGTGGGCTATGCATTGAGTGAAGTTCCTCACAATATCGATCACGGCTTATTAAAAGCTCACTATGTAATGGGTGAAGATCCACTGCAAACTGAGCCTGATTTAGCAACCATCCGTAGAACTTTTGACAAACTGGAACTGCTGATAGTCCAAGATATCTTTATGACCAAAACGGCAGCGATTGCTGACGTTATCTTCCCTGCAACATCATGGGGTGAACATGAAGGTGTTTACACTGCTGCAGACCGTGGTTTCCAACGTTTCTATAAAGCGGTTGAACCTGTTGGTGATGTGAAAACAGACTGGCAAATCATCAGTCTGATGGCAACCGCAATGGGTTATCCAATGCATTACAACAATACCAAAGAGATTTGGGATGAGTTGCGTGAGTTATGCCCAATTTATTATGGTGCGACTTACGAAAAAATGGCGGACTTGGCTTATATTCAATGGCCTTGCCCAACAGAGGATAGCCCAGGTACACAATATTTGTATGATGGTGGTAACTTTGATACCCCTAACGGTAAAGGTCAATTCTTTACTTGTGAGTGGGCACCACCCATTGACAAACTTTCTGATGAATTCCCAATGGTGCTGGCAACAGTCCGTGAAGTTGGGCACTACTCTTGCCGTTCAATGACGGGTAACTGTAAAGCATTGGCGGCATTAGCTGATGAACCGGGCTATGTTCAGTTAAACACTGAAGATGCCAAACAACTAGGAATTAAAGATCAAGAGCTAGTTTGGATACGCTCTCGTCAAGGTAAAGTGATTACGCGTGCTGCAGTCAGTGATAGACCGAATAAAGGCGCGGTATATATGACTTACCAGTGGTGGATTGGTGCTTGTAACGAACTCGTTGCGGAAAACTTAAGCCCAATAACCAAAACACCTGAGTATAAATATTGTGCAGTATGTGTTGAGCCAATCAAGGAACAGGCTCAGGCAGAACACTATGTGAAAACGGAATATAGCAATATTAAACGTCGTTTAAGAGAAGCCGCCGAGGGCTAATTTTATCTGATTAATATTACTTTTCTGCCTTAAGACCGAGTTTATTGACCTTGTGTCAGTAAGCTCGTTTTTTTTTATGATTTTTTATTGTCACAAGCTCTTTTTTCTACAGCTTATCGTTAAAACCTCTTTTTATCTGTCTGAATATTCACCATGCGTTGGCTCACAATAAAAAAAGTAACATGTTACTTTTGACGTAATCCGTTTCTAAATCAAGTGGATAAATTGCTTTTTATTTAAGGCCAGCGCAGGATGCTGTCATGGAAATGAGTGTAAGAAAACAACAACGAGATACTGTATGAAAAAACTCATTAATGCCCTACAAGCGTTTGGTAAATCCTTATATGGACCCGTCTTGATATTACCTATTATCGGTTTATATATCGCTTTAGGTAACGTCTTTGGTAATGGCAATCTTGCGGAATATATTCCGTTTTTAAATCACCCGGTTATTCAAAGCATTGGACAATTACTCGCAAAATCATCGGTTGCTATTTTAGTCAATTTGGCGCTGATTTTTGCTGTAGGTATTCCTGTTGGCTTAGCAAAAAAAGATAAAGGTTATGCAGGGCTAATTGGCTTAGTCGTGTTTGTTATTTTCACGAATGCGATGAATATTACGCTAACACTGCAAGGGAAGTTGGTTAGCGCAGAAGAGATGCGAGCCGCAGGTCAAGGCATGGTATTAGGTGTTCAAGTCCTTGAGATGGGAGTATTTGCCGGTATTTTAACAGGGGCAATATCTGGATGGCTTTATAATCGTTATTCAGGTCGTCAATTTAGTGGCATTATGGCTATCTATTCTGGTCACTGTTTTGTCGCCATTATTGCTATTCCCTTCACCATTGCATTGGCCGTTTTAATGTGTGAAATCTGGCCTTTTGCTCAGGCAGGTATTACTAAAATGGCACTTGTTATTCATGACTCTGGTGCTTTTGGTGCGCTGATTTATGGATTCTTAGAACGCATTCTTATCCCAACAGGATTACACCATTTAGTCTATACCCCATTCTTGTATACCGAACTAGGCGGTGTTGCTGATGTTTGTGGCACAACTTACCAAGGTGCGAGAAATATCTATTTTGCTGAAATGGCTTGTCCTGACGTGAAACAACTCAGTAGCACTGTAATTTGGGATGCTCGTGGTATTGCTAAAATGTTCGGTCTAACAGCAGCAGCTGTAGCCATGATCTCTGTAGCCAAAAAAGAGAAAAAGCAGATAGCAAAGGCGATTTTAATTCCTGCGGCTGCAACTTCTTTCTTGCTAGGGGTGACAGAGCCTCTTGAGTTTTCCTTCCTTTTTGTTGCTCCTGTTTTATTTTTAGTTCACGCCGTATTGACGGGTATTGGCATGATGCTGTTCTACCTATTAGGTGTTCATGCGATTGGTGCAAATGGTGTCATTGACTTTATTTTATATAACTTGCCGTTAGGGACTGAAAAATCAAATTGGCCAATGTATATCGTGGTGGGTTTGATTATGTCAGCTCTCTATTTCGTTATCTTTAGAACCTTGATTTTAAAACTAGATCTTAAAACTCCTGGGCGAGAGGATGATGATGAAGAAACGCGACTATATAGCAAAGAAGACTATAAGAAAAAAGCAGAAGTAGTCACTGGTGAGGAACAAAACACTAAAATAATTAATAGCTTAGGTGAAGATATTATTGAAGGACTAGGTGGGCGTGACAATATTGAAGTTGTTGATAATTGTTATACGCGCTTACGAGTCATTGTTAAAAATGTCGATGCAATTCATGAAGGTCTACTGAAAAAAACCGGTGCTAAAGGCGTTGTTCGCCACGGTAATAATGTTCAAGTGGTTTATGGATTACATGTAAAAAAAATGCGTGAAGCGGTCGAAGCCGCACTTTAATAGGAGAAAGTAAGATGACGAAATCACCTTTTATCTTAAGTATTGCAGGCGGCGGAAGCACCTATACACCGGGAATTGTAAAAAGTTTAATGGTACGTTTAGAGGATTTTCCACTGAGTGAAATTCGTTTATACGACATTGATAAAGATCGCCAAGATACTATTGCACCCGTGGTTGAAAAAGTGATCCGTGATCATAGTGATACCATTAAATTTACGGTGACAACAGATCCAGAAACGGCATTTGATGGTGCTCACTTTGTATTTGCCCAAATGCGTGTGGGTCAATACAAAATGCGTGAACAGGATGAAAAAATTCCATTACGTCATGGTGTTGTTGGGCAAGAAACCTGTGGACCCGGAGGACTTGCTTATGGTTTACGCACTATTTTACCAATGGTTGAGCTAATTGATTTAGTTGAACAACATGCCTCTCCTAAAGCATGGATTGTAAATTATTCTAATCCAGCGGCGATTGTTGCTGAAGGTGTGCGTCGTTTACGTCCTAATGCTCAAGTATTGAATATCTGTGATATGCCTGTTGCGGCAATGCGTAATATGGCCGCTGTATTAAAAGTGGATCGTCATGATTTAGATGTGGATTATTTTGGCTTAAATCACTTTGGTTGGTTTACTTCAGTGCGCGTAAAAGGTGAAGAAAAACTGCCTGAATTACGTGAACATATCGCTAAATTTGGTCTTTTAACAGAAGATGCGGCACAAACTGACCCACAACATTCTGATCCATCATGGGTAAAAACGTGGCGTCATATTCAGCCATTAATGGAAGCATTCCCTGAATATATTCCAAACCCATATTTACAGTACTACTTGATGCCAAATTATATCGTGGAACATCAAGATCCTGACTACACTCGTGCAAACGAAGTGATGGATGGTCGTGAAAAACGCCTGTTTGAAGCTGCTCGAGAATATAAAGAGACGGGGATTTTACCAGATGCATTCCATGTCGGTGTTCATGGTGCCTTTATTGTTGATGTTGCTTGCTCTTTAGCTTTTGATTTACGTCAGCGTCACTTGGTGATTGTTGAAAATAAAGGTGCAATTTCTGATTTACCTTATGATGCGATGGTTGAAGTACCCGCTTATATTACGTCTCATGGTCCTGAGCCTATTCGTGTAGGCGATATTCCTCGTTTCCATCGGACTTTACTGGAACAACAACTGGCATCAGAGCAATTATTGGTGGAAGCAACACTTGAAGGTAGCTATGAAAAAGCACTAGAGGCGTTCACACTGAATAAAACAGTTCCAAGTGTGATCCACGCGAAGAAGATCCTTGATGATATGATCGAAGCAAATCGTGAATATTGGCCTGAATTACGTAAAGCTTATGTAAAGGGTAAGCGTGTTTGATCTCAACACTTGCTGTTAACGAGTAATTGAATAAAAATGCTGTTCTATCACCAGAACAGCATTTTCCTTTTATGTTGGTAAGGACGATGTATCAATGAAGGTAACCGGTATGTCGGCACGATTATCATCTTTACTCTCAAGAGCAACAGAATTAACACGCGCAGAATATCGTATTCTCTCTTATTTAATTGATAATCCAGCACAAGTTGGAAAACTTACGATCAGAGCACTAGCACAAGCCAATTTTGTTTCGACAACGACCATTATGCGACTTTGCCAGAAATTAGGTTTTTCTGGTTATAGCGAGTTGGTTTATTATTGCAAGCAGTTGTTATCTACGGCTGAAAAATCTCATCAATTAAAAAGTGATGAAAACGAGGTAACAGAGCCTCTTTTTGATCAGTTTTTGGCAAATTATTTAAAAACCTTCACGTTAATTTCAGATGAGAAAAGACACGCTTTTGTTAATTTAATTAACAGTAAGAATTCATTTTTTATTTATGGTGCAGGATTTTCTCATATATTCTCAGAATATATCAGTAAGCGATTACAACTGATTGGCAAGGATGCATTTCTCTCAGGATTGAGCGACAGTAAGAATATCTTTATTAATAATGCTTCACGCTATACCGTTTTTATTGCGATATCTCGTAGTGGAGAGACAGAGCAAGTAGTTGAAAAGGTGAGAATAGCGAAAAGTATTGGTATGAAGATTGTTGCATTTACTCGTGCAAGTGCCAATCCATTGGCAGAACTTGCTGATATTCATTTTCCCATTTATGACGATGCAGTGAATTATCATTGTGATACTATCGAAAGCTCATCTTTTGAATCGAACCTTGTCTTGATTATTGATTTATTACTTAGCCGAGCTCAACGATTTTAATTTATATAATAACGCTTTATGACTAAGCAACTGACTGATTTAAATAAAGCGTCAAGGGTAAATCAGGGTGTGCATTGATTGAATCGAATTTATGTGACGGGTGAGCATCAACGGTAGGATAACGAGATAATAAAACCATAAAATCTTGGTAAGCCTGATTTTTATTATCATGAGTAAAAATAGGTGTACCGCTATGATTTAACTCATTATCTGCAATTAATAAAACATCAAGATATTGTGCATTATTGTGTTCATACAGCACATTTTCAGGATTAATTTCTTGCCAAGGTGTTCCTATGGCTTCTTGTGGTGAATGAACACGTAAAGCACCTGTGTTGTCCTTAACATTATGCTTATTCATCGTAACAATCATGGTGTGGTCAACTCCATCCTTATGCACTCCTTCAATTGAAAGTTCGCTTAAAGAATCCGGTTGAGCAATTAATCTTAAATGAAAAACAGTCGATATTGATTTTGGCGATTGTTGATCTGTTAAGTGGCGAGGAGTAAATGTATTGCCTTGAATTAATAGCATTTTTAACTTTAATAAGGCTTGATAGGCAGTATTGCTCTGCCAGCGATCATCAAGTGCTCTAAAATGTCTTTGTGCACCACTGTCTTCACGAATAAATCCATCTTCCTCAGTGAGAACAAAAGGTTGGTACTCTAATCTGGAGATAGTTTCTATGTCATTATCAAAAAGGTAGCGTCCTGTTCGAGAGTGACGAAAAGAAAGGGTAGGATCTTGTGCTAAATAATCGCCGTACTCTATTAGTGT
This portion of the Proteus vulgaris genome encodes:
- the fdhF gene encoding formate dehydrogenase subunit alpha; amino-acid sequence: MKKVITVCPYCASGCKIYLKVENGKIIGAEGANGLTNQGELCLKGYYGWDFIHDTKILTPRLKTPMIRRERGGKLESVSWEEAIEFASSKLLAIKEKYGAKSIMTTGSSRGPGNEANFVMQKFARAVIGNNNIDCCARVUHGPSVAGLQRSVGNGAMSNSIVEIEDTKCLFVFGYNAADSHPIVARRIVKAKEKGAKIIVCDPRYIETARLADLHLGLKNGSNIALLNAIAHVIIEEGLHDKSFIENHTEQFEEYCKLVESYTPESVEETTGLSAQIIREAARMYAKAETATILWGMGVTQFYQGVETVRSLTSLALLTGNLGKKYVGVGPVRGQNNVQGACDMGALPNTLPGYQYVTDEKAREKFAKFWGIESMPEEVGYALSEVPHNIDHGLLKAHYVMGEDPLQTEPDLATIRRTFDKLELLIVQDIFMTKTAAIADVIFPATSWGEHEGVYTAADRGFQRFYKAVEPVGDVKTDWQIISLMATAMGYPMHYNNTKEIWDELRELCPIYYGATYEKMADLAYIQWPCPTEDSPGTQYLYDGGNFDTPNGKGQFFTCEWAPPIDKLSDEFPMVLATVREVGHYSCRSMTGNCKALAALADEPGYVQLNTEDAKQLGIKDQELVWIRSRQGKVITRAAVSDRPNKGAVYMTYQWWIGACNELVAENLSPITKTPEYKYCAVCVEPIKEQAQAEHYVKTEYSNIKRRLREAAEG
- a CDS encoding PTS transporter subunit EIIC, producing MKKLINALQAFGKSLYGPVLILPIIGLYIALGNVFGNGNLAEYIPFLNHPVIQSIGQLLAKSSVAILVNLALIFAVGIPVGLAKKDKGYAGLIGLVVFVIFTNAMNITLTLQGKLVSAEEMRAAGQGMVLGVQVLEMGVFAGILTGAISGWLYNRYSGRQFSGIMAIYSGHCFVAIIAIPFTIALAVLMCEIWPFAQAGITKMALVIHDSGAFGALIYGFLERILIPTGLHHLVYTPFLYTELGGVADVCGTTYQGARNIYFAEMACPDVKQLSSTVIWDARGIAKMFGLTAAAVAMISVAKKEKKQIAKAILIPAAATSFLLGVTEPLEFSFLFVAPVLFLVHAVLTGIGMMLFYLLGVHAIGANGVIDFILYNLPLGTEKSNWPMYIVVGLIMSALYFVIFRTLILKLDLKTPGREDDDEETRLYSKEDYKKKAEVVTGEEQNTKIINSLGEDIIEGLGGRDNIEVVDNCYTRLRVIVKNVDAIHEGLLKKTGAKGVVRHGNNVQVVYGLHVKKMREAVEAAL
- a CDS encoding 6-phospho-alpha-glucosidase encodes the protein MTKSPFILSIAGGGSTYTPGIVKSLMVRLEDFPLSEIRLYDIDKDRQDTIAPVVEKVIRDHSDTIKFTVTTDPETAFDGAHFVFAQMRVGQYKMREQDEKIPLRHGVVGQETCGPGGLAYGLRTILPMVELIDLVEQHASPKAWIVNYSNPAAIVAEGVRRLRPNAQVLNICDMPVAAMRNMAAVLKVDRHDLDVDYFGLNHFGWFTSVRVKGEEKLPELREHIAKFGLLTEDAAQTDPQHSDPSWVKTWRHIQPLMEAFPEYIPNPYLQYYLMPNYIVEHQDPDYTRANEVMDGREKRLFEAAREYKETGILPDAFHVGVHGAFIVDVACSLAFDLRQRHLVIVENKGAISDLPYDAMVEVPAYITSHGPEPIRVGDIPRFHRTLLEQQLASEQLLVEATLEGSYEKALEAFTLNKTVPSVIHAKKILDDMIEANREYWPELRKAYVKGKRV
- a CDS encoding MurR/RpiR family transcriptional regulator, which encodes MSARLSSLLSRATELTRAEYRILSYLIDNPAQVGKLTIRALAQANFVSTTTIMRLCQKLGFSGYSELVYYCKQLLSTAEKSHQLKSDENEVTEPLFDQFLANYLKTFTLISDEKRHAFVNLINSKNSFFIYGAGFSHIFSEYISKRLQLIGKDAFLSGLSDSKNIFINNASRYTVFIAISRSGETEQVVEKVRIAKSIGMKIVAFTRASANPLAELADIHFPIYDDAVNYHCDTIESSSFESNLVLIIDLLLSRAQRF
- a CDS encoding 2OG-Fe dioxygenase family protein yields the protein MNSLLTNKINEIKKEYKNNKYVFIPQNVVIDLIKQLGAEEKDINTLIEYGDYLAQDPTLSFRHSRTGRYLFDNDIETISRLEYQPFVLTEEDGFIREDSGAQRHFRALDDRWQSNTAYQALLKLKMLLIQGNTFTPRHLTDQQSPKSISTVFHLRLIAQPDSLSELSIEGVHKDGVDHTMIVTMNKHNVKDNTGALRVHSPQEAIGTPWQEINPENVLYEHNNAQYLDVLLIADNELNHSGTPIFTHDNKNQAYQDFMVLLSRYPTVDAHPSHKFDSINAHPDLPLTLYLNQSVA